Below is a window of Lebetimonas sp. JH292 DNA.
ACATTCCTGATTTAAGAAATTTTACAACCAAAAAATTAAAAAATTATTTAATTCATTCTAAATTTTTATATCATTCTATATCTTATAAAAATTTTCTTTTTTATAGAAATATAATTAGAAAATTAATCAATGATAGATTAATATACCTAAAAAACAAAGAGTTTATATTTTTGGTAGATAGAGGAATTCAAAAAGCCTTTATTTTTAATTATAACAAAAAATATAATAATATTAGCTATATAGGCTCTTCAAAAGTATCAACAGGAAATCCGAGATTAAACAGCAGAAATGACAGATATTTTCAAACACCCATTATGATTATCAATAGAAAAAAATATCTCAGAGGTGACTGGAAGACAGATAAAACAAATTTTCAAGAATATGGAGCAAAAAATAATAGAATTTTTTATTTGGGAAAACACAATATACCTATAGATGATAATTCGCATATTTTTAGAGAAGTGCATTTGGCAATACATTCTACAAATCCTATAGATACTAAATTATTGGGTCACAAAGCTTCAAGGGGATGTATTAGAATTAGTTCTAATTTGGACAAAATATTAAATAAAAGCGGTATTATTGATGGTAAAAAAGGTAAATATGTAATTGTGATAGATTCTTCATTGAAATTAAAAGATAATATCAAACTGATTAAAAAATTTAGATAATATTTATTTCGTTTCTCTTTGAGAATGATTTATTCATCAAAGAGAAACGATTTTTGAAAATGCTTTTAATGCAGTTATTTGATTTTGCGTCTGCGCCACCACAATATTATCATAACAAAAATAATAATAAAAGGAACACCTATAGCTACAGGTAATATTCTTGATGGGACAACTGTTTTTTTAGGTGCTACATAAAAATGCACAATACTACTTGTTAATGGTTTGTTGCTATCAGGCAAAACAGCTGTAACAAAAAGTCCGTAATGACCTGAATTAATCAAACGAATAGTCCAGTTAGTTTGATATACCCCTTTAATAGGTAAACTGGAGATATGAACAGCCTTTTGTGCAGCCCAATCTTCCAAATCTACAGGATGTTCTTTCCCTTTATCTAAATTTACCAATGATAAATAAAGAACCACACCTTTTAGCTCACTTTTTGAGTTATTTGTAATAGTGGAATAAAATGTTGGTTTATCCCCCATTTGTAATGTTTTAGACAATTTTTCCGCTTTAAAATCAATAGAAACACTTTGAGCATACAGGGAAAATGACATAATTAAAAGAAATAAAATAATTTTTTTCATAATAATCTCTCCTTTTTAGTGGTTTTAACGACAATAACAATAGATACAATTGCATATATTAGAATAATTCCCATTCGGATTGCCTGAACAGAAAATGGTTCACTATCAATAATTACAGAATCTAATATATTTATCGCATCACCAAACGGATTTACATAATCCATAATTTTACCAAGCCCTGCTTTTCTCATTACCGGGGAAATAAGTAACGGAGTAGATGAAATAAGCACTATAGCAAGCATAATCATCAAACTGTTTTTCATACTGTTTATAAATTGAGATATTAAAATAGCAACAGATGTATAAATAATACTAAGCATCCAACCAATAAAAAAAAGATATACAAGTCCAACCACAACATTTTGCCCGCTACTTCCAACAGCTACAAAATATGGTAATCCTATAAAAAACAGTAAAAAGTAAAGAAATGATGAAAAAGCAAGCTTAGAAAGAATAATCTGTTTAGCGTCAATAGGGGTTATTAGTAATGTTTCAAGTGTTCTGCGCTCTCTTTCACCTGCAATAGCATCACTGCCGTAAACGGAAGATATAAGCATCATTAAAGCCAGTACAATTCCGCTTATCATATATAATGCCTGTGCATTGTCTAAAAGACTCAATTCCGTATTGGTAACCAAAAGTATAGAAAAGAGAGACAGTATAACAGATACCGCTAAGAAATAAAAAAGACCCTTTACTGAAAAAAACAGTTCCCCAAACTCTTTTTTAATTAAAGTTTTTGAAAAAGACATCATTTTACACCCCCTGTTACTTTAAAATAAAGATACTCCAAAGAACCTTCCAAAGCAATTGCTTGATTGATTTTTATACCTTTACTTAATAAATTTTTTAAAGCGGTATCAGGAGTAATATTGTTAATTTCACATTCTATCCATGACTCTTTTTTATTTATAAAATGAATATTTTCACTTTCACACTCTTTGGGGTTAAAATCCGCATCCGATATTTCATAACGAAATCTATAGTGCTTCTGTTGTGTGCGCTCATGTAAAGCACCCTCATATTGTAAAACACCATTAGCCAAAATTCCTATACGATTACATAAACGCTCAACATCATCCAATATATGTGTTGAAAGTATAACAGTAGTCTTGTTGTTACAATTAATCTTTAAAAGCAGATTATGAATTTCTCTGCGGCCTTTTGGGTCAAGTCCATTGGTCGGTTCATCAAGAATAAGAAGTTTAGGATTGTTTACTAAAGCCCTGGCAAGCCCCAGCCTTTTACGCATTCCCTGAGAATATTCACCAACAATTTTATTATCTTCAGGATCAAGACCGACACTTTCGAGTAAGCTCTTTATTTTTTGAGTGCTTGTATCAACACCATATAAATCTGCAAAAAACTGAAGATACTCTACATTTTTCATCCAGTTATATGCTTCAAAAAACTCAGGTAATGCATTAATCTCCTTACTTAACTTATGTATATTTTTTTCTAATGTTTCTCCATAAAGAAACACCTCTCCTTTTTCATATGGAAGCAAGCCAAGAATTACTCGAATGAGTGTACTTTTACCTGCTCCGTTTGGTCCAAGAAGACCATAAATTTCACCCTGCTTGATACTCATATTTAAACCTTTTAGAACTTCACTGATTCCGTAAGATTTATGTAAGTTTCTAATATTGATTGCATCCATAATATTTCCTTTTATATTTTAATCCTCAGCCGGTATTACATCCACTTTGCTAACAGTTAAATAAGCAACTACTGCTATGATAATGCTTAAGAATATAGTATTTACAACTCCTGCACTAATACCAAAACCTCCATCTACCGGTGCTTGAATTAATAAATCACCTAATGATGCTCCAACTGGTCTTGTAACTATAAATGCAAGCCAAAATGCTGTAACACCGTCTAACATTTTCATATAAAATAAAATACCAGCCAATACAAAAATACCGCCAAATAACATTAAAGAATTTAAGTAACCAAAATTTAAATGTTCAGATACAGTATCGCCTACAGCAGTTCCAAGTGCAAAAGTTATAAGAACTATAAGCCAGTAAAAAATCTCTCTTCTGTCATTTGTGATTTTATGAATAGAAAGAGTTCCTTCTTCTTTGTACCACAAATAAAATCCTGCCAACATAGCAATAGTAAATACCACATCAAGCGTAATTAAACTAACGCCTAATCCATCAACAAGTAAATCTGAGATTAAAGTCCCTTCAATACTCATCATAACTATCAAAAACCAGTATGCAGGTGCATAATATTTTTTTAATTTCAAATCCCAAATAACAGAACCTATTGTAATAACACCCATTAAAATAGTCGTTCCTACCAGTCCAACACCTAAATCCACATTAACAAAATCAGCAACAGTCTCTCCAACTGTTGTAGATAGTATTTTAACTATCCAGAAAAATACCGTTAAACCGGCAACTCTGTTAATTGTTGTACTTGCATTATTCATTTATTCACTCCTTGATTAGATTATTTTCAATAAAAGTTTACAAGGGTAAAATAAATCAAAAATAAATAATAATTTTTTTCATAAAATTACTGTTACTATAGTGCCTTTATTGAGTTGTGAAACAATTTGAAGATTACCGTCAATTAAATTTAAGAAGTTTTTAACAATAGAAAGCCCGAGTCCATAACCTTCTATTTTTTTATTTCTGCTTTCATCAGTTCTGTAAAATCTTTCTGTTATTTTATCTATTTTATCACCAGGTATTCCAATCCCTTCATCCTTAACAATAAAATATACTTTTTTATTTTTTAAATATAATGAAATGTAAATATTTTTCCCACTTGGAGTATATTTAACAGCATTATCAATAATATTTTTAAAAATAGTTTTAATTAAAAAGCAATTTGTTTCTTTTTCAATTTTTTCAAACTTCAATAATTCAATATTTATATTTTTTCTTTGAGCTGTTGAAGCATATTTTTCTATTACATCAAGTAAAATACTGTTAAAATCGCATATTGAAAATGTTTTTTTTACACTATATTTGTCATATTTTGTTATTAACAATAATTCGTTAATTATCGTTTCAATTTTTTGTATTTCAGTTTGTAATGTTTTTAAAGTATTTTTATAATATTCAATGTTTCTTTCTTTTTTTAACGCTAATTCAATGCTCATATCAATTACAGTTAAAGGAGTTTTAAGCTCATGAGAAACATCGCTATTGAATTTTTCAATTCTTTCAATACCGTTTTTTAATCTTTCTATCATATTATTAAAATTATCAACAAGTTCATCTATTTCTTTACCGTTATTTGAAAAATTTATATAAGAATTCAAATTATTTATATTTATTTTTCTTACTGTTTTATTAATTTGTTTTATAGGATTTAAAATTTTATTTAAAATATTATTTGCTAAAAAAATAAAAAGAATTAATAATAACACTTCAAGAAAAATTAAAATAGAGATAAAGCTTTCCATATTATCATCAAAATTATTCTTAGCAATTAAAATATAACGGTTATCATCTTTTAAAGCATAAAACACATCTTCATGACCATTTGTATGCAGGGCAAAAAAATTTTTTTTATTTTTTATACGAGTTAACAAAATTTTATCTTTTATTTCAAACTTCCCAAATTTATAAATTACTTTATTGTTTTTTACAATTAAAAAAGGATATTTAAATTTTCTGTTTTGATAGTTTTCAGAGTTTTCAATTTTTGATGCTTGTGTATATAATTCATTTTTGATATTTGAAATATTTTTTTGTTTTAAAAGGATATAAAAAGAAATTGTAAATATTGTAAATAATATAAATGAAACTAATCCAAAATACAACAGTATTTTTATTTTTATACTTTTATGTTTCAATTTTATAACCTAAACCTTTTATACTTTTTATAAAATTTTTACCAAGTTTTTTTCTTAAATGGTAAATTATTACAGGTACTAAATTACTTTCATTAATTTTTTCATTATTCCATAAATATTCTTCTATCATCATTTTAGAAACATAAGAGTTTTTTCTTTTTACAAGTAACATTAAAAGTTCGTATTCCTGTGCCGTCAAATCAATAATTGAAGATTTTTTTTTAACAATTTTCTTATCTGTATCAATAACAATATCTTTTATGCTAATAATATTTTGTCCGTTTAAAACCATTCTTCTATAAATAGCTTCTATTCTTGCCTGCAATTCCTGAAGGCTAAAAGGTTTGGGCAAATAATCATCAGCACCTGTTTTCAATCCTTTTATTTTATCTTCAATATCACCTTTTGCCGTAAGCATTATAACGGGTGTTGTAATATTTTTTTCTCTTAATGTTTTTAAAACATCAATACCGCTCTTTTCAGGCAGCATCCAATCTAAAATAATAACATCATATTGATTTAGTATTGCCAAATATTCACCATCTGCTCCATTTTGCGCAATATCAATAATAAAGCCTTCCTCCTTTAAATGTTCTTTTAATAAAGAGAGGATGTTTAAATCATCCTCTACAATTAAAATTTTCATTATTGTTTCCTAATTGTCATTATTGTCATTTCCGTTATCATTTTCACTTTCGTCACTGTTGTTGATATTTTCTTTATTGTCCATTTGATCAGAATCATCAACTTTATCAGAAACAACACTTAGTATTTTACCATTACCTGAGTCCACATATATATCTGTAGTTTTATTATTACTAAAAACTTCTGCTTTATACACTAAGTTTCCATCTATATCCTCAAGCTTAATACCAGTTATTTTACCGTTATGAAAACTGTTTTTAATTTTTTTAGCTACATCTAAAGCACCTATTTTTGCATCTTTTTTTTCACTGATTTCTGAACCTGCAATTTGAATGGAACTTTTTATTACTACATCTTTTCCACCATCATCATTTGTTTCAATGTCTCCCGCCATTGCTACACTTCCAACTAAACCTAATATTACCATACTTTTAACAAAATATGAATTTTTTTTCATGTCAAATCCTTTAATGTTTTTTTTATTGCAGCCAAATTATATATCTTCTAAATAAATCAAAAATAAAAAAATAATTTTTATTTGAGTTTTTCTTATAAACAAGAATCATTTAGCACTAATTTAATAGAATCTTTAAATTTCGTTAAAAAAAACAGAATATGAAGGCTTATTCCATTCAAAGTAGTAGCTTTTAAAATATTTTCCTTCAGTAGAGGAGGTTATTCAAAAATTTAAAAGCCCCAGAGCAAGAAATTATTATAATGAATGCTATTAGTATGAAGTTGATTGTCTGCTTTTAATATCATAAAAACAGACAATCGGAAAGTTTTAGAAATTATAAGTCAAATATAATCTATAGTTTTTAACTGGATTTTTATCATATTCAACATCTTCAAAGTGGAATTTTACTCCAAGACCTTTTAGAACATTTTTAAATTTATATGAAGCAATTAAATCATAAGCATTTAGATCTTTTCCACCGTTTAATGTTCCGTTTGAACCTACCATGTAATCAGTATATCTTCCCAAAAGCATTATTTTTTTAGCAAATTTATATTTTAAATTTAAAGATAAAGCATTTACATCTTTTTGATAATTTTCAAGACCTATGATGTCACCTGCGTATGCCCAATTTGATGAAATACCTACACCTGAGACCATACCTTTGTCCTTATTGGCTATCGTATAGCCTAAACTTGTAATAAAACCATTGTATTTTGTCGCCAATTTAAATCCTAAAAGATCTCCACTTACACTGTTATCATTGTCAACATTACTTGAGCCGTATTGGATTCCTGCAAGCATACCAAGACCGGCTGCTTTAAATTTATATTCAGCTTGAGCAAGAGCTACGGAGATATCACCCATATTATCACCTGTTTTGGCTATGGTTGCATTTTTTATTTTTAAATATTGTCCTGTTAGTTTTAAACCTTTTATAGTTTGATTTTGTACTAATGCAGTCCATATACCATCACCCAAAGTATACTTATATTTTGCTCCGTACATAAAAATCTTTTTATCGAATTTACCTACACCTCCCCCATTTGCACCTTTAAAGTTTGTTCTTGTTAAATATTTATCAACGTAACCGACAAATATTTTAGTTTTCGGCAACTCTTTTGTAGTAGCAGTATAACCTTCAAAAGATTCGTGGATTATTCTTGAACCGTTACCTGCAAGAAGAGGAGTTTGAATAAATTGTCTTCCTATTTTAAGCGAACTTTTTTTATATTTATATTTCAAATAAGCCTCTTCCAAGACAGCTCCCGGACCATAAAGATCTGCCTTATAAAAGTTTTTTGCTTCTGAGCTAGCCCAAGGGGAATCACTGCTTTGAAATCTAAAGCCGGCACTAAATCCATAAAAATCACCAGTTACATAATTTAGCATAACACCAAGACTCAAAATACTTTCTTTACCTTTTGAGCCTTTATCTACATTATAATTTATAGCTTTTAACTGGCCTTTAATTTTTCCATTTTTAAACGCATCACTTAAAGAGTCTCCCGCATTTGCACTCATAGCCAATGTTGCCAAAACCACTAAGCTTAAACTTATATTTTTTAATTTCATTTTTATACTCCTTTTACTTTTTTTATTTTTACTGGAATCGCATGTCTTGCATTTGAACCGCATACAAAGTCGCTTGCAGTTTGCATACCAGCAGTCGGATCTAAAAGACCAATCTTGTTTATGTCTACACCGCTTTTTCTTCTTATTATAGCTTTTATCGTTTTGCCATTTATAACAATATTTTCAGCTCCGCTAGCATCTCTTCCAAGGCCATGTTCAACACCTATGCATCCAGGCATTACCCCATTTCTGTATCTCAGATATCCCTTTACTTTTCCATATTCTGATGCAACTTCTACCAAATCACCAAGATTCAGACCAAACTCTTTGGCAGTTTTTGGATTTAGATCTATATATGTTGTAAATCTTATTTCGGCCAGATTATTGCTGTTTGCATCAGGAGTTGCCAACACATTTGATTTAAAAGAAAAAGCTGTTAACGGATACTTGTCTTTAGGATATATTTCGTCATATGTTTTTCCCCCAACTTGTCTTTGCTTAAAAAATTTGATAGTTCCGCTATATCTTTCACCTGTTAGTGAATTTCTTGTAGTACCAACTGTTTCATTATATATTTGTACAGGTTTTTTATATTGATGAGCGAGAAATTCACCTTTATAACTGTCTTCTACATCTTCATATCTTCCCCCTCTAGCCATCACATATGCTGTTTTTCTCCAGTTTTTTCCACAGATTCTTTTAAGTGAAGGGACATAATCTTCTATACCACTGAGCTTTATATCCTCATCAGTTGCATCTGGTACTGGTGTACCATCCATTGCAATATTTTCAAACGCCCTTAAATATATATCCTCAGCTTTATTTAACGGATACCAGTTACCATCATTTCCTTTTATGGCTTTTTCTCCAAAACCGGGAAGTTTTAACTTTTTACCAAGAGCTATCATAAAGCTAATCATTTCTATTGGTTCCCCGTTTTTAAAAGTAGCTTGTTTTGGCTTTACAACAGGAAACCTCAACGTATTACATTTAGTTAAATAACCATTCCATACATGCACAATTCCCCAAGTCTCATAAAGGACAGAATCCGGCACGATATAATCAGCATATTTGGATGTGTCATTTATAAATGGGTCAACTGCAATAAAAAGAGGAATAGATTTTTTTGGATCAGCTAAAAGCTCTTTCATTTTACTTTCTGAACCACTTGTCCCATATAAAAAGTCAGAACTATTAGTTATTAATACATCCAACTTATAAGGATAACCTTCGGCACTATTATTTAATATATGATGTGAAAGCTGGCTTGTAAATGGAAACCAATTCCCTTTTGCAGGATATGGATTTTCACCTTTGGCTAATTTATTTTTATACTCATTTGTTTTTTCATATGACATTCTTGCTCTATCTATTCTTGTAGCTTTTATATTCGGTTTTCCTTTATATGCAAAAAGATTATATTTTTTACCTATAAAATCTTTATAAGCTCCTCCGCCTGCACTCATTCCGCCTTTATAGTTTAAGCTTCCCACCATTGCACCTAACAACATTACAGCATAAGCTGTATAAAAACCTGTAGTATGCATTGTGCCTCCATGACAGTCAACACTTGCTTTTCTGCCATGAGTAACAAGTTTTTTCGCTACTTCCTGCATAGTTTCTATACTAACTCCGCACTCTTTGGAATACTCTTGCAAACTTAATTCATTTACATTTTCTTTTAACTCATTAAAAGAAGTTCTTACACTGTATGTTTTTCCTTTGTATTCAACACTGCCTTTAAAATCAAGCACTGCCTGAATCACATCATTTGAAGATTTTAAAGTATTGTCAGTTGCATCTAAAACCAAAGGAATTTTGCCATCTTTTAGTATTTTTCCAAACCCATCTTTATCTTGAATTATTAAATGTGCAGCATTTGTCCAGGAAACATCATTCAATGCTTTCATAGCTTTTGCTGAAGGCATAGATAGATATTTTTTATTATACATTTTATTATTTATAATAATTTGTAAAACTCCCATTACAAATGCCAAATCAGTTCCGGGCTTTATAGGTATCCAATGACTTCTTGTTCCGGCTGATATCATATCACTATTGCCTTGCATCGGAGATACTATAGTATAGTCTATATTGCCTTCACTTCTAGCACGAGCTAAAAGCTTACCTTGTCTTTTAAAAGGATTGCCTGCTTGCCCCGGAGGTGTTCCAATACTAAGCAGATACTCGGTATTTTCAAAATCAGGCTTTAAATGTGGATATTTTTTAAAATTACCAAGATATGCTGCTTCTCCGGCTCTCATGGATAAACCGCAAGTTGCACCATGACCCGCCCAATTACAGGTACCGAAAGATTTTAAAAATCTATTTACAACTACTTTAAATCTTCCTTCATGAGTAGTGCCAATAAAACATAACCCGTTTGATTTGGGTCCAAATACAGGCTCATCAGGATTGATAGGAGTTTTAATGTCTCTTACATCTTTCAATCCCTTCACATGTCCTTCTCCAAAAAGATTACCACCATTTACTATTTCATCTATAAGTTGCTCAATTTCAATCTCTTTCCATTTGTTTTCACCCCTTTTTCCAACTCTTTTTAAGGGTTTTAAAACTCTAAATTTATCATCTATTTTATCAAAGACTGCATTACCTCTGGCGCATACATTGGATCTATATTTTTCAAATTTACCATTTTGGGACAATATTTCATAACTTTCTTTTATACTTGTATTATACGGTAACCAAGGATCACTTGAGAGAAGATTATAAGGGTTGCCAAAAACTCTGAGTACTTTATCAGTTTTTTTATCTATTTTTACTCTAACACCGCACTGAGTTACACAACCTATACAAGTCGTGGGACAGATTTTAAAATCATCATTAGGCACGAACTGATCATTTACATAACTGTACTCTGGCTTGTAAGAATTTCCATAAATAGGATCTTTTGCTTTTTCACCATCCGTTGACATTGTCACAGCTTGTTTTAAAGTCTTTTTATA
It encodes the following:
- a CDS encoding ABC transporter permease; protein product: MMSFSKTLIKKEFGELFFSVKGLFYFLAVSVILSLFSILLVTNTELSLLDNAQALYMISGIVLALMMLISSVYGSDAIAGERERRTLETLLITPIDAKQIILSKLAFSSFLYFLLFFIGLPYFVAVGSSGQNVVVGLVYLFFIGWMLSIIYTSVAILISQFINSMKNSLMIMLAIVLISSTPLLISPVMRKAGLGKIMDYVNPFGDAINILDSVIIDSEPFSVQAIRMGIILIYAIVSIVIVVKTTKKERLL
- a CDS encoding L,D-transpeptidase; its protein translation is MNLINKNNSLKFTFIKTLFIPAFTFNNLHAFNYSQTMSKHYKVKDYVVEKFLSPVLMDKSILKIRTYYTKKAPYLHIHTIFVKENFHNLGLYNWNNRFHSYINILDNKPLILKPKTIYLISKINFTNKNDDIPDLRNFTTKKLKNYLIHSKFLYHSISYKNFLFYRNIIRKLINDRLIYLKNKEFIFLVDRGIQKAFIFNYNKKYNNISYIGSSKVSTGNPRLNSRNDRYFQTPIMIINRKKYLRGDWKTDKTNFQEYGAKNNRIFYLGKHNIPIDDNSHIFREVHLAIHSTNPIDTKLLGHKASRGCIRISSNLDKILNKSGIIDGKKGKYVIVIDSSLKLKDNIKLIKKFR
- a CDS encoding response regulator transcription factor, giving the protein MKILIVEDDLNILSLLKEHLKEEGFIIDIAQNGADGEYLAILNQYDVIILDWMLPEKSGIDVLKTLREKNITTPVIMLTAKGDIEDKIKGLKTGADDYLPKPFSLQELQARIEAIYRRMVLNGQNIISIKDIVIDTDKKIVKKKSSIIDLTAQEYELLMLLVKRKNSYVSKMMIEEYLWNNEKINESNLVPVIIYHLRKKLGKNFIKSIKGLGYKIET
- a CDS encoding cell wall metabolism sensor histidine kinase WalK, which gives rise to MKHKSIKIKILLYFGLVSFILFTIFTISFYILLKQKNISNIKNELYTQASKIENSENYQNRKFKYPFLIVKNNKVIYKFGKFEIKDKILLTRIKNKKNFFALHTNGHEDVFYALKDDNRYILIAKNNFDDNMESFISILIFLEVLLLILFIFLANNILNKILNPIKQINKTVRKININNLNSYINFSNNGKEIDELVDNFNNMIERLKNGIERIEKFNSDVSHELKTPLTVIDMSIELALKKERNIEYYKNTLKTLQTEIQKIETIINELLLITKYDKYSVKKTFSICDFNSILLDVIEKYASTAQRKNINIELLKFEKIEKETNCFLIKTIFKNIIDNAVKYTPSGKNIYISLYLKNKKVYFIVKDEGIGIPGDKIDKITERFYRTDESRNKKIEGYGLGLSIVKNFLNLIDGNLQIVSQLNKGTIVTVIL
- a CDS encoding molybdopterin dinucleotide binding domain-containing protein translates to MDKKRRNFLIGTSAVAASASIVGYKKTLKQAVTMSTDGEKAKDPIYGNSYKPEYSYVNDQFVPNDDFKICPTTCIGCVTQCGVRVKIDKKTDKVLRVFGNPYNLLSSDPWLPYNTSIKESYEILSQNGKFEKYRSNVCARGNAVFDKIDDKFRVLKPLKRVGKRGENKWKEIEIEQLIDEIVNGGNLFGEGHVKGLKDVRDIKTPINPDEPVFGPKSNGLCFIGTTHEGRFKVVVNRFLKSFGTCNWAGHGATCGLSMRAGEAAYLGNFKKYPHLKPDFENTEYLLSIGTPPGQAGNPFKRQGKLLARARSEGNIDYTIVSPMQGNSDMISAGTRSHWIPIKPGTDLAFVMGVLQIIINNKMYNKKYLSMPSAKAMKALNDVSWTNAAHLIIQDKDGFGKILKDGKIPLVLDATDNTLKSSNDVIQAVLDFKGSVEYKGKTYSVRTSFNELKENVNELSLQEYSKECGVSIETMQEVAKKLVTHGRKASVDCHGGTMHTTGFYTAYAVMLLGAMVGSLNYKGGMSAGGGAYKDFIGKKYNLFAYKGKPNIKATRIDRARMSYEKTNEYKNKLAKGENPYPAKGNWFPFTSQLSHHILNNSAEGYPYKLDVLITNSSDFLYGTSGSESKMKELLADPKKSIPLFIAVDPFINDTSKYADYIVPDSVLYETWGIVHVWNGYLTKCNTLRFPVVKPKQATFKNGEPIEMISFMIALGKKLKLPGFGEKAIKGNDGNWYPLNKAEDIYLRAFENIAMDGTPVPDATDEDIKLSGIEDYVPSLKRICGKNWRKTAYVMARGGRYEDVEDSYKGEFLAHQYKKPVQIYNETVGTTRNSLTGERYSGTIKFFKQRQVGGKTYDEIYPKDKYPLTAFSFKSNVLATPDANSNNLAEIRFTTYIDLNPKTAKEFGLNLGDLVEVASEYGKVKGYLRYRNGVMPGCIGVEHGLGRDASGAENIVINGKTIKAIIRRKSGVDINKIGLLDPTAGMQTASDFVCGSNARHAIPVKIKKVKGV
- a CDS encoding membrane protein; translated protein: MNNASTTINRVAGLTVFFWIVKILSTTVGETVADFVNVDLGVGLVGTTILMGVITIGSVIWDLKLKKYYAPAYWFLIVMMSIEGTLISDLLVDGLGVSLITLDVVFTIAMLAGFYLWYKEEGTLSIHKITNDRREIFYWLIVLITFALGTAVGDTVSEHLNFGYLNSLMLFGGIFVLAGILFYMKMLDGVTAFWLAFIVTRPVGASLGDLLIQAPVDGGFGISAGVVNTIFLSIIIAVVAYLTVSKVDVIPAED
- a CDS encoding PepSY domain-containing protein, with translation MKKNSYFVKSMVILGLVGSVAMAGDIETNDDGGKDVVIKSSIQIAGSEISEKKDAKIGALDVAKKIKNSFHNGKITGIKLEDIDGNLVYKAEVFSNNKTTDIYVDSGNGKILSVVSDKVDDSDQMDNKENINNSDESENDNGNDNNDN
- a CDS encoding OprD family outer membrane porin; this encodes MKLKNISLSLVVLATLAMSANAGDSLSDAFKNGKIKGQLKAINYNVDKGSKGKESILSLGVMLNYVTGDFYGFSAGFRFQSSDSPWASSEAKNFYKADLYGPGAVLEEAYLKYKYKKSSLKIGRQFIQTPLLAGNGSRIIHESFEGYTATTKELPKTKIFVGYVDKYLTRTNFKGANGGGVGKFDKKIFMYGAKYKYTLGDGIWTALVQNQTIKGLKLTGQYLKIKNATIAKTGDNMGDISVALAQAEYKFKAAGLGMLAGIQYGSSNVDNDNSVSGDLLGFKLATKYNGFITSLGYTIANKDKGMVSGVGISSNWAYAGDIIGLENYQKDVNALSLNLKYKFAKKIMLLGRYTDYMVGSNGTLNGGKDLNAYDLIASYKFKNVLKGLGVKFHFEDVEYDKNPVKNYRLYLTYNF
- a CDS encoding ABC transporter ATP-binding protein is translated as MDAINIRNLHKSYGISEVLKGLNMSIKQGEIYGLLGPNGAGKSTLIRVILGLLPYEKGEVFLYGETLEKNIHKLSKEINALPEFFEAYNWMKNVEYLQFFADLYGVDTSTQKIKSLLESVGLDPEDNKIVGEYSQGMRKRLGLARALVNNPKLLILDEPTNGLDPKGRREIHNLLLKINCNNKTTVILSTHILDDVERLCNRIGILANGVLQYEGALHERTQQKHYRFRYEISDADFNPKECESENIHFINKKESWIECEINNITPDTALKNLLSKGIKINQAIALEGSLEYLYFKVTGGVK